A DNA window from Bacteroides cellulosilyticus contains the following coding sequences:
- a CDS encoding MmcQ/YjbR family DNA-binding protein: MNIEEYREYCLSIKGVTESFPFDEHTLVYKIMDKMFTFAPLNPKEGRFWADTKCDTTKSTELMEQYSGISFGPYSDKKYWITIYLESDVPDSLIKELINHSIEEVVKKLPKKKQEEYYAALR; encoded by the coding sequence ATGAATATTGAAGAATACCGGGAATATTGTTTAAGTATCAAGGGAGTAACAGAGAGTTTCCCCTTTGACGAGCATACACTTGTCTATAAAATCATGGATAAGATGTTTACCTTTGCTCCGTTGAATCCTAAAGAGGGGCGTTTTTGGGCGGATACAAAATGCGACACTACCAAATCAACGGAACTGATGGAGCAGTATAGCGGCATTTCATTCGGTCCCTACTCCGATAAGAAATACTGGATTACCATCTATCTGGAAAGTGATGTGCCGGACAGTCTTATAAAGGAATTAATCAATCATTCCATAGAGGAGGTGGTTAAGAAACTGCCAAAGAAGAAGCAGGAAGAATATTATGCCGCATTAAGATAA
- a CDS encoding MATE family efflux transporter, whose protein sequence is MYMNFSYKQIWLIAYPILISLLMEHMINVTDTAFLGHVGEVELGASALAGVLYMAIYMLGFGFSIGVQILIARRNGEQKYDEIGGIFMQGAFFLLALATIMFFLCDYITTHILGRLISSDQVYAAAASYLEWRRYGLFFSFIAILFRAFYIGITETRTLTLNSVVMVLSNVVFNYILIFGKFGFPALGIAGAAIGSSLAELVSLLFYVVYTWLKVDKKKYALFQRFAFRLSEFKRIWSISCWTMLQSILFPSQWFLFFIAIEHLGERSLAIANIMRSINTCFFMVIFAFADTASSMVSNLLGSGKDKSEIRLACRRAIKLTYLIGIPFLLLSALFPTALLQIYTNNEELVQAALPTTYVMLVGYFLSAPGLVLFNAVSGTGNTNQSMRIMLMTIAVYVVYVVIMVMYFKVDVAVAWTSEYIYGGMLLLLSYFYLKNRDWNKRI, encoded by the coding sequence ATATATATGAATTTCAGCTATAAGCAAATCTGGTTAATTGCGTATCCCATTCTCATCAGCTTGCTGATGGAACACATGATAAATGTTACGGATACGGCATTCTTAGGTCATGTAGGCGAAGTGGAGTTGGGAGCATCTGCGCTGGCGGGTGTGCTCTATATGGCTATTTATATGCTTGGGTTTGGATTTAGCATTGGGGTTCAGATACTGATAGCGCGTAGAAATGGTGAACAGAAGTATGATGAAATTGGCGGAATATTCATGCAAGGTGCCTTTTTCCTGTTGGCATTGGCCACTATCATGTTTTTCTTGTGCGACTATATCACAACGCATATTCTCGGCCGACTGATTTCTTCCGACCAGGTTTATGCTGCCGCAGCTTCTTATCTGGAATGGAGAAGATACGGGCTTTTCTTCTCTTTTATCGCTATTCTGTTTCGCGCTTTCTACATCGGTATTACTGAAACACGCACGCTGACGCTTAACTCTGTTGTGATGGTGCTCAGTAACGTTGTTTTCAATTATATTCTTATATTCGGAAAGTTCGGTTTTCCGGCACTAGGCATTGCGGGGGCAGCTATTGGTTCATCACTGGCGGAATTGGTGTCTTTGCTGTTTTACGTAGTATATACCTGGTTGAAGGTGGACAAAAAGAAATATGCCTTGTTTCAGCGGTTCGCTTTCCGGCTGTCGGAGTTCAAACGGATTTGGAGTATTTCTTGTTGGACGATGCTCCAATCCATACTATTTCCATCGCAATGGTTTCTGTTTTTCATCGCGATAGAGCATTTGGGTGAGCGTTCTTTGGCGATAGCCAATATCATGCGCAGCATCAACACCTGCTTCTTTATGGTGATTTTTGCATTTGCCGATACGGCCAGTTCTATGGTCAGCAATCTCTTGGGAAGTGGCAAAGATAAAAGTGAAATCCGGCTTGCATGCAGGCGGGCGATAAAGCTGACTTATCTGATTGGTATCCCGTTCTTGCTGCTGTCCGCCTTATTTCCAACTGCCCTGTTGCAGATTTATACGAACAATGAGGAACTGGTGCAGGCAGCTTTGCCGACCACTTACGTCATGTTGGTGGGATATTTCCTTTCGGCCCCCGGCTTAGTCCTGTTCAATGCGGTTTCAGGAACAGGAAACACGAACCAGTCCATGAGAATCATGTTGATGACGATTGCTGTTTATGTCGTTTATGTCGTCATCATGGTTATGTACTTCAAGGTAGATGTGGCAGTAGCCTGGACTAGCGAGTATATTTATGGAGGCATGTTGTTGCTTCTTTCCTATTTCTATTTGAAGAATCGGGATTGGAATAAACGTATCTGA
- a CDS encoding putative quinol monooxygenase: MIRLNVFIQVNESNRAAVLEAAKELVASSLKDKGCIAYDVFESATRNDVLMICETWQDAESLSAHEKAEHFVTLVPKIQGLASMKLEKFDF; encoded by the coding sequence ATGATTAGACTGAATGTTTTTATTCAAGTAAACGAAAGTAACCGTGCTGCGGTGTTGGAAGCTGCAAAAGAGTTGGTGGCATCTTCTTTGAAGGACAAAGGCTGCATTGCCTATGATGTTTTTGAAAGCGCTACCCGTAATGATGTCCTGATGATTTGCGAAACATGGCAGGATGCAGAATCATTGTCCGCCCATGAGAAAGCGGAACATTTTGTGACGTTGGTTCCCAAAATACAGGGATTGGCTTCCATGAAGCTCGAAAAGTTTGATTTCTGA
- a CDS encoding VOC family protein: MKKLIAFFEIPATDFRRAVDFYETVLNMKLPVFECEQEKMACFTEDGETVGAISQSFDLLPDFQPSEKGVLIHFNTDNIATTLERVVQKGGKVLIPCTKIEADGKGYFAVFADSEGNRIGIYADK, encoded by the coding sequence ATGAAAAAGTTGATTGCATTTTTTGAGATTCCCGCTACAGACTTCCGTCGGGCTGTAGATTTTTATGAAACCGTACTGAACATGAAACTTCCGGTCTTTGAATGTGAACAGGAGAAGATGGCATGCTTCACCGAAGACGGTGAGACTGTAGGAGCCATCTCACAATCTTTTGACCTCCTGCCCGATTTTCAGCCTTCTGAGAAGGGTGTACTTATCCATTTCAATACGGATAATATAGCGACTACCCTTGAACGTGTGGTGCAGAAGGGTGGGAAAGTGCTCATTCCCTGTACGAAGATAGAAGCCGATGGCAAAGGCTATTTTGCAGTATTTGCCGATTCGGAAGGCAACCGCATCGGTATTTATGCAGACAAGTGA
- a CDS encoding helix-turn-helix domain-containing protein, which produces MQTFRIVKPAPALSPYIRYYWILRDDAAMPVSERTLPVGCVQLVFHKGKRLMCLQDSQLQPQSFISGQTFGFSDVVSTGIIEMITVVFQPYAAKVFLQIPLHLFNGQNVSTDEVEDRELFDLSCRITDTPDNDRCIRLIEQFFFRRLASGSEYNLKRLSTVLDEINLHPQINTLQLSDVACLSTKQFSRVFTDYIGTTPKEFLRIVRMQRALYVLQQNPGLPFAQVAYECGFSDQSHMIKEFKLFSGYTPVEYLSVCAPVSDYFSTL; this is translated from the coding sequence ATGCAAACTTTCCGTATCGTAAAACCAGCTCCTGCATTGTCTCCCTATATCCGTTATTACTGGATATTGCGGGATGATGCGGCTATGCCGGTATCGGAACGGACTCTACCCGTCGGCTGTGTGCAATTGGTGTTTCATAAAGGCAAGCGCTTGATGTGCCTGCAAGATTCGCAGTTGCAGCCGCAATCCTTTATTAGCGGACAAACTTTCGGTTTCTCCGATGTTGTGTCGACAGGAATTATAGAAATGATAACGGTCGTCTTTCAGCCCTATGCGGCAAAAGTCTTTCTGCAAATTCCCTTGCATCTTTTCAACGGGCAGAATGTTTCCACGGACGAAGTGGAAGACAGGGAGCTTTTCGATTTATCCTGCCGGATAACAGATACTCCGGATAACGACCGGTGCATCCGGCTGATTGAACAATTCTTTTTCCGCCGTCTGGCTTCCGGTTCTGAATATAACCTGAAACGGTTATCAACAGTTCTGGACGAAATCAATCTTCATCCGCAGATAAACACTTTGCAACTTTCCGATGTAGCTTGTCTCAGCACCAAGCAGTTCAGCCGTGTCTTTACCGATTATATCGGTACTACCCCAAAAGAATTTCTTCGCATCGTGCGTATGCAGCGTGCCTTGTACGTCCTGCAACAAAACCCCGGTTTACCTTTCGCGCAAGTGGCTTATGAATGTGGCTTCTCCGACCAGTCGCACATGATTAAGGAGTTTAAACTCTTCTCCGGTTACACCCCTGTGGAATACCTGTCCGTATGCGCTCCCGTTTCCGATTATTTCTCCACTCTCTAA
- a CDS encoding DUF1186 domain-containing protein — translation MAKKKKAPQQRTLSPERYIKEKARLLPIAECWITNGWDKFGSGTVIVARQHKNGNYTLGVYMFDTFCCGLTDSLYYFNVSEYEYKEILEESRAFLEMDSISYEEVHNLVYGVIAFAEEAGLSPHSSFKLTQYILEEDTEEIPLIEYEFGKDGKHFLVATSRFQVNTLLPLMKKNLGDNFSYVLREEDDDEEEEYDEYEDYDEDPLDSDAVKDILEALGRIQTIAEEQQMIPITPYSYVHLAYPAVLDVQNKQLITLLYNNDSCLLPDATIRDILSLPRESLIRDLEQMALFETGCTCDEISEERREERSPNILLHASFFLAELRAEDSLAVILELLRQREEFFDYYFGDTGDEVFVPTLYLLGQNRLPQLLEFMREPGLYTFARCHVAPAVALIARLQPERREEVIEWFRQVLTFFTKNLADNIYCDGTLAGMLVSDLLDIRAEELLPEIKAMYTTGLVDRFCCGNYAEVEDEFFSSGFISGDKYSLDIYERYRAYHKRWGD, via the coding sequence ATGGCAAAGAAAAAAAAGGCACCACAACAACGGACTTTATCACCGGAACGATACATCAAGGAAAAGGCGCGTTTGCTACCGATAGCCGAGTGTTGGATAACGAATGGTTGGGATAAATTTGGTTCCGGGACGGTAATTGTAGCCCGACAGCATAAAAATGGTAACTATACATTGGGCGTTTATATGTTCGATACTTTCTGTTGTGGATTGACCGATTCCTTATATTACTTCAATGTGTCGGAATATGAATATAAAGAGATATTAGAGGAGAGCCGCGCTTTCTTGGAAATGGACTCGATTAGCTATGAGGAAGTGCATAACCTGGTTTACGGGGTTATAGCTTTTGCTGAAGAAGCCGGGCTCAGTCCGCATTCTTCTTTTAAGTTGACACAGTATATTCTGGAGGAAGATACGGAGGAGATACCTCTTATAGAATATGAATTCGGGAAAGACGGAAAGCACTTTTTGGTGGCAACAAGCCGCTTTCAAGTCAACACGTTGCTTCCGTTGATGAAGAAGAATCTGGGAGATAATTTTTCGTATGTGTTAAGAGAAGAAGATGATGATGAGGAGGAGGAATATGATGAATATGAAGATTATGATGAAGACCCCTTGGATAGTGATGCTGTCAAGGATATACTGGAAGCACTGGGCCGGATTCAAACAATAGCGGAAGAACAACAAATGATACCAATTACTCCTTATTCTTATGTCCACTTAGCCTATCCCGCAGTACTGGATGTTCAGAATAAGCAACTGATTACGTTGCTTTATAATAATGACAGTTGCCTGCTTCCTGATGCAACCATCCGTGATATATTATCACTGCCTCGCGAATCCTTGATTCGTGATTTGGAACAAATGGCATTGTTTGAAACAGGTTGTACTTGTGACGAAATATCAGAAGAACGTCGTGAAGAGCGTTCTCCTAATATTTTGCTGCATGCATCCTTCTTTCTGGCAGAATTGAGAGCGGAAGATAGTCTGGCAGTTATACTTGAACTGCTGAGACAAAGAGAGGAATTCTTTGATTATTATTTCGGAGATACGGGTGACGAGGTATTTGTTCCCACTCTCTATTTATTAGGTCAAAATCGTTTGCCGCAGCTGCTGGAGTTTATGAGGGAGCCGGGACTATATACCTTTGCCCGTTGCCATGTGGCTCCGGCGGTGGCACTCATTGCCCGCTTGCAGCCCGAACGCAGGGAGGAAGTCATTGAATGGTTCCGTCAGGTTCTCACCTTTTTTACAAAAAACCTTGCAGACAATATCTATTGCGATGGCACTTTGGCAGGAATGTTGGTTAGTGATTTGCTGGATATCAGGGCTGAGGAATTGTTGCCGGAGATAAAAGCCATGTATACTACCGGCTTGGTAGATCGGTTCTGCTGCGGTAACTATGCAGAGGTAGAAGACGAATTTTTCTCAAGCGGATTTATATCCGGAGATAAATATTCATTGGATATTTATGAACGCTATAGGGCATACCATAAGAGGTGGGGAGACTGA
- a CDS encoding TIGR02757 family protein: MTKDIKKKLQEWAKTYHCADFIQNDPVQFPHRYQQKQDIEISGLLTAIMSFGNRKQILKKADELHDCMGTSPYQYVLSRRWEKDFPVEERRSFYRMLSYADFHSYFERLHTAYSDYDSLEDALLVYPGKPMEKLCQFLEVSYKSPQKKLNMFLRWMIRKGSEVDFGIWESFDCRDLIIPLDTHVCRVACLLELTETETFSLKNAQRITAALAEVFPDDPCFGDFALFGYGVNNK; encoded by the coding sequence ATGACCAAAGATATAAAAAAGAAACTACAGGAGTGGGCAAAGACCTATCATTGTGCGGATTTTATTCAAAATGATCCGGTACAATTCCCGCATCGTTACCAGCAGAAACAGGATATAGAAATCAGCGGTCTGTTGACTGCTATTATGAGTTTCGGCAATCGCAAGCAGATTCTGAAGAAGGCCGATGAATTACACGATTGTATGGGGACTTCTCCTTATCAATATGTACTTTCGCGTCGTTGGGAGAAAGATTTTCCTGTGGAAGAGCGGCGCAGTTTTTACCGGATGCTTTCGTATGCGGACTTCCATTCTTATTTTGAACGCTTGCATACGGCTTATTCGGATTATGACAGTCTGGAAGATGCATTGCTGGTATATCCGGGAAAACCGATGGAGAAGCTTTGCCAGTTTCTGGAAGTTTCGTACAAAAGTCCTCAGAAGAAACTGAATATGTTCCTGCGCTGGATGATACGGAAAGGATCGGAAGTTGATTTCGGTATTTGGGAAAGTTTTGATTGTCGGGATTTAATCATTCCTTTGGATACGCATGTCTGTCGCGTAGCCTGCTTGCTGGAACTGACTGAAACGGAAACTTTTTCTTTGAAGAACGCGCAAAGGATAACTGCCGCATTGGCGGAAGTCTTTCCGGATGATCCGTGTTTCGGAGACTTCGCTTTATTTGGGTATGGGGTGAATAATAAATAG
- a CDS encoding GyrI-like domain-containing protein, which produces MEHNKKTTREEYQKCVNAVVDYINLHLGEEIDLKSLAKISHFSPFYFHRIMKAFLGEPIGTFIVRTRTESAARLLRYSDLPIADIAYRIGYSSPSSLSKVFKQFYGISPNEYRNNKNFVIMKPAIIRPDLELKKEIREVPARNVIYIRLFGDYKMNDYGGTWMRLFQFIKEEKLPMGDMAPYCMYHDDPKVTPADKLRTDVCMVMPVTVTPKGDVGFKQLPAGRYAVFTYKGSYEYLQSVYDTIYGKFIPEMECTMRDESSAERYLNDPCNTKPEDLLTEIFIPVE; this is translated from the coding sequence ATGGAACATAACAAGAAGACCACGCGTGAAGAGTATCAGAAATGCGTAAATGCAGTAGTAGATTACATCAACCTCCATCTTGGAGAAGAGATTGATCTGAAATCGTTGGCCAAGATTTCTCATTTCTCTCCGTTCTACTTCCATCGCATCATGAAAGCATTTCTGGGCGAGCCAATCGGGACGTTCATAGTCCGGACACGAACAGAATCTGCCGCCCGCCTGTTGCGTTACTCGGACCTGCCTATAGCAGATATCGCTTATCGCATCGGGTATTCCTCACCATCGTCACTGTCGAAAGTATTCAAGCAGTTCTATGGAATTTCACCTAATGAGTATCGTAACAATAAAAACTTTGTAATTATGAAACCAGCAATTATCAGACCCGATTTAGAGTTAAAGAAAGAAATAAGAGAAGTGCCTGCCAGAAATGTAATTTATATCCGCCTGTTCGGAGACTATAAAATGAATGATTACGGAGGCACATGGATGCGTTTGTTCCAATTTATCAAAGAAGAAAAACTGCCGATGGGTGACATGGCTCCTTATTGCATGTACCACGATGATCCCAAAGTGACGCCTGCCGACAAGTTGCGTACCGATGTTTGCATGGTGATGCCTGTAACCGTAACTCCCAAAGGGGATGTCGGCTTCAAGCAATTGCCTGCCGGACGTTATGCAGTGTTTACCTACAAAGGATCTTATGAGTATCTGCAAAGTGTATACGACACGATTTACGGAAAGTTCATTCCCGAAATGGAATGTACAATGAGAGACGAGTCGAGTGCCGAACGCTATCTGAATGATCCGTGCAATACGAAACCGGAGGATTTGTTGACAGAAATCTTCATTCCGGTAGAATAA
- a CDS encoding GNAT family N-acetyltransferase translates to MNTLTLTPGISVRRLDLSEYKEAASLSLEIYLQTGEEDFDEQGLETFKSFVNDEAIINSLVIYGAFDEAKLVGVMGSKNEGKHISLFFIRKEYHRKGIGRRLFDAFIEETSVPEMTVNSSTYAVPFYKSLGFEQVQEPQITNGLKYVPMKREIK, encoded by the coding sequence ATGAATACTTTGACTTTAACCCCGGGGATAAGCGTTCGAAGATTAGACTTATCCGAATATAAAGAAGCCGCGTCTCTTTCTCTGGAAATATATCTTCAGACGGGTGAAGAAGATTTTGATGAACAAGGGTTGGAAACTTTTAAAAGCTTCGTCAATGATGAGGCGATAATAAACAGCTTGGTCATTTATGGTGCGTTTGATGAGGCAAAACTTGTGGGTGTGATGGGGAGCAAAAATGAAGGGAAACATATTTCTCTGTTTTTCATACGGAAAGAATATCACCGGAAGGGCATAGGCAGAAGATTATTCGATGCTTTTATCGAAGAGACTTCTGTGCCTGAAATGACTGTAAATTCCTCTACGTATGCAGTGCCTTTCTATAAAAGTCTGGGATTTGAGCAGGTACAGGAACCACAGATTACGAATGGACTGAAGTATGTGCCGATGAAAAGAGAGATAAAGTAA
- a CDS encoding DUF2867 domain-containing protein — MERLIDKYLPADYHDTFVLKSRKPAEQIIPKELIKKIFNHSPAWLNFLMKVRNILVKPLGLETGKVLKTEDCIIEDTENEAIMKKDDKHLLFYVSIAKIGNDLIDITTVVQYHNALGKAYFFFIKPFHKMIVPRVAKELI; from the coding sequence ATGGAAAGACTTATCGACAAATATCTTCCGGCAGATTATCATGATACATTCGTTTTGAAATCCAGAAAGCCTGCAGAACAGATAATTCCCAAAGAACTGATCAAAAAAATATTCAACCACTCCCCGGCGTGGCTCAATTTTTTAATGAAAGTCAGGAATATTCTGGTAAAGCCTTTGGGGCTTGAAACCGGAAAAGTGTTGAAAACAGAAGATTGTATAATAGAAGATACGGAAAATGAGGCTATCATGAAGAAAGATGATAAGCACTTATTGTTTTATGTCTCCATTGCCAAGATAGGAAACGACCTGATAGATATAACAACCGTGGTTCAATATCACAATGCATTAGGAAAGGCTTATTTCTTCTTTATTAAGCCTTTCCATAAAATGATTGTGCCACGTGTAGCGAAAGAACTTATATAA
- a CDS encoding DUF6845 domain-containing protein yields MGKNLLILGAFVSVLMLASCTGGRKETVTYTPEEIADAGQVMKYYDTSLALLKNMVKERDVNAVLGYMEQKTEVPMFSYIMSPIISKKDSAAVMLPGEYLGEDVRQNLIQNYAELFQSRNQFYANFNKYLSLLKEKKTEGMADLLNDNYELSVVMSECKQNIFDILSPIALNAQRVLLAENPVKEQIIAMKSMSTTMQSIINLYARKHVEDKSRLDLKIMELRLQLDAAEKLPVVKGHEEESEKFKDFLSKTEGFLKIVQDARQKNSYADEDFEEISSYGLGII; encoded by the coding sequence ATGGGAAAGAATTTATTAATTCTGGGCGCATTCGTAAGCGTCCTGATGCTTGCCTCATGTACAGGCGGCAGGAAAGAAACAGTGACTTATACCCCTGAAGAAATAGCAGATGCAGGGCAGGTGATGAAATACTATGACACTTCATTGGCTCTGTTGAAAAATATGGTAAAAGAGAGGGATGTAAATGCTGTATTGGGTTATATGGAGCAAAAAACGGAAGTACCCATGTTCTCATACATCATGTCTCCTATCATTTCGAAGAAAGATTCTGCGGCCGTGATGCTGCCGGGTGAATACCTCGGTGAAGATGTCAGACAGAACCTGATACAGAATTATGCGGAGCTTTTTCAGTCGAGAAATCAATTCTATGCTAATTTCAATAAATACTTGTCTCTCTTGAAAGAAAAAAAGACCGAAGGGATGGCTGATTTGCTGAATGATAACTATGAATTGAGCGTGGTAATGTCTGAATGTAAGCAGAATATATTTGATATATTGAGCCCGATTGCTTTAAATGCTCAGCGGGTTCTTCTGGCAGAAAATCCTGTGAAAGAGCAAATCATTGCGATGAAAAGCATGAGTACGACTATGCAGAGTATCATCAATTTGTATGCCCGTAAGCATGTTGAAGATAAATCCCGCCTAGATTTAAAGATTATGGAACTGCGGCTTCAACTGGATGCGGCAGAGAAACTGCCGGTAGTAAAAGGACATGAGGAAGAATCAGAGAAATTCAAGGATTTCCTGTCGAAAACAGAAGGATTTCTGAAAATAGTACAAGATGCCCGTCAGAAGAACTCATATGCTGATGAGGACTTTGAGGAGATCAGTAGCTACGGATTAGGCATTATATAA
- a CDS encoding N-acetylmuramoyl-L-alanine amidase produces MKQLFCFLILLFCMSFSYEALAQEERATPKSGEGISGFLQRNGRTGKAYYQEFLKLNKKQLRGKEELRLGVKYLLPPLKKGSGNTAASSNSSASNSSARSGNKTIREPLFGKSLAEVKVTGNRLQGACFYVVSGHGGPDPGAIGRIGSVELHEDEYAYDVALRLARNLMEEGAKVYIIIQDAKDGIRDDQYLNNSKRETCMGDPIPLNQVARLRQRCEKINALYQKDRKSYTYCRSIFLHVDSRSKSHQTDVFFYHAPKSVNGKRLATTMKNTFESKYDRHQPNRGFSGTVSPRNLYVLANSSPAGVFVELGNIQNTFDQRRFVMSSNRQALAKWMMEGFITDYKKSK; encoded by the coding sequence ATGAAACAGTTATTTTGCTTTCTTATTTTGCTTTTTTGCATGTCATTCTCTTACGAAGCGTTGGCCCAGGAAGAGCGGGCTACGCCGAAAAGCGGTGAGGGAATATCTGGTTTTCTACAACGTAACGGGCGTACCGGAAAAGCGTACTATCAGGAGTTCCTGAAACTGAATAAGAAACAATTGCGAGGTAAAGAAGAATTGCGGCTGGGAGTGAAATATTTGCTTCCACCTCTGAAAAAGGGGAGTGGCAATACGGCTGCTTCATCCAATTCATCTGCTTCAAACTCTTCTGCCCGTTCCGGCAACAAAACAATTCGTGAACCTCTTTTCGGAAAAAGCCTTGCTGAAGTTAAAGTGACGGGAAACCGTCTCCAAGGTGCGTGTTTCTACGTGGTGAGTGGACATGGTGGCCCTGATCCCGGTGCTATTGGCAGGATAGGAAGCGTGGAACTGCATGAGGATGAATATGCTTATGATGTCGCTCTCCGTCTTGCCCGGAATTTGATGGAGGAAGGCGCTAAGGTTTATATTATTATTCAGGATGCCAAAGACGGTATCCGTGACGATCAATACCTTAATAACAGTAAGCGTGAAACTTGTATGGGTGATCCTATTCCTCTGAACCAGGTTGCCCGCCTTCGCCAGCGCTGTGAGAAAATAAATGCGCTCTATCAGAAAGACCGCAAGAGTTATACGTATTGCCGTTCCATCTTCTTGCATGTGGATAGCCGTAGTAAGAGTCACCAGACGGATGTATTCTTCTATCATGCTCCCAAAAGTGTCAATGGTAAACGATTGGCAACTACAATGAAGAATACTTTCGAATCTAAATATGACCGCCACCAACCTAACCGCGGCTTTTCGGGAACTGTCAGCCCACGCAATTTGTATGTGCTGGCCAATTCCAGTCCTGCCGGAGTGTTTGTAGAGTTGGGCAATATTCAGAATACTTTCGACCAGCGCCGGTTTGTTATGAGTTCCAATCGTCAGGCATTGGCGAAGTGGATGATGGAAGGTTTCATCACTGATTATAAGAAGAGCAAGTAA
- a CDS encoding O-acetylhomoserine aminocarboxypropyltransferase/cysteine synthase family protein has translation MAKQFKPETLCVQAGWTPKKGEPRVLPIYQSTTFKYETSEQMARLFDLEESGYFYTRLQNPTNDAVAAKIAALEGGVAGMLTSSGQAANFYAIFNICQAGDHFVCSSAIYGGTFNLFGVTMKKLGIEVTFVSPDASEEEISAAFRPNTKALFGETISNPSLEVLDIEKFARIAHSHGVPLIVDNTFPTPINCRPFEWGADIVVHSTTKYMDGHATSVGGCIVDSGKFDWDAHADKFPGLCTPDESYHGLTYTKAFGKMAYITKATAQLMRDLGSIQSPQNSFLLNLGLETLHLRMPQHCKNAQAVAEYLSKNDKVAWVNYCGLPGNKYYELAQKYMPNGSCGVISFGLKGGREVSIKFMDSLQLVAIVTHVADARTCVLHPASHTHRQLSDEQLLEAGVRPDLIRLSVGIENVDDIIADIEQALNA, from the coding sequence ATGGCAAAGCAATTTAAACCGGAAACCCTCTGCGTACAGGCAGGATGGACTCCCAAGAAGGGCGAGCCCCGTGTACTCCCCATTTATCAAAGTACCACTTTCAAATATGAAACCAGCGAGCAAATGGCACGTCTCTTCGATCTTGAAGAGAGCGGTTATTTCTACACTCGCCTGCAAAACCCTACCAACGATGCTGTTGCCGCGAAGATAGCTGCTCTTGAAGGCGGTGTTGCCGGTATGCTGACGTCCAGCGGACAAGCTGCCAATTTCTATGCTATATTTAATATCTGCCAGGCAGGCGATCACTTCGTTTGTTCGTCCGCTATCTATGGCGGTACATTCAATCTCTTCGGGGTGACTATGAAGAAATTGGGTATCGAAGTTACTTTCGTTAGTCCGGATGCCAGCGAAGAAGAAATCTCCGCAGCTTTCCGCCCGAATACGAAAGCATTGTTTGGTGAAACCATTTCCAACCCGTCACTGGAAGTATTGGATATTGAAAAATTTGCCCGCATTGCCCATAGTCACGGTGTACCTTTGATTGTAGACAACACCTTCCCGACTCCTATCAACTGCCGCCCATTTGAATGGGGTGCTGATATCGTAGTACACTCTACTACCAAATATATGGATGGTCATGCCACCAGCGTAGGTGGTTGTATTGTAGACAGCGGCAAGTTCGACTGGGATGCACACGCTGATAAATTCCCCGGATTGTGCACACCGGATGAGTCATACCACGGACTGACTTATACAAAAGCTTTCGGCAAGATGGCTTATATCACCAAGGCTACTGCCCAGTTGATGCGTGACCTCGGCAGCATCCAGTCTCCGCAGAACTCTTTCCTGCTGAATCTCGGTCTGGAAACTCTGCACCTGCGTATGCCGCAACACTGCAAAAATGCACAAGCAGTTGCCGAATATCTTTCTAAAAATGACAAAGTAGCTTGGGTGAACTATTGTGGCCTTCCCGGCAATAAATACTATGAGTTGGCACAGAAGTATATGCCGAACGGCTCTTGCGGTGTTATCTCCTTCGGATTGAAAGGTGGTCGCGAGGTTTCCATCAAGTTCATGGACTCACTGCAATTGGTTGCTATCGTAACACACGTTGCCGATGCACGTACCTGCGTACTGCACCCTGCCAGCCATACCCATCGTCAGTTATCGGATGAGCAGTTACTGGAAGCCGGAGTGCGTCCCGACCTAATCCGTTTATCGGTAGGTATCGAAAACGTAGACGATATCATCGCAGATATTGAACAGGCTCTGAACGCATAA